One Stenotrophomonas sp. SAU14A_NAIMI4_5 DNA segment encodes these proteins:
- a CDS encoding polyprenyl synthetase family protein, which translates to MTITEDTRPALGLPQIQSLAAADMAAVDALIRDRLSSDVVLINQIADHIISAGGKRLRPMLVMLAGHAVGQAGPEHHQLAAIIEFIHTSTLLHDDVVDESSLRRGRSTANALWGNAPSVLVGDFLYSRSFQLMVELDRMPVMRILADTTNRIAEGEVLQLLHVHNPDTDEAAYLRVIERKTAVLFAAGTRLGALASGVDEATQQALYDYGMHLGYAFQIADDVLDYSANAEELGKNLGDDLAEGKATLPLIHAMAHSDDATRERLRSIVQDGDASAMPEVLAAIRATGGLDYSRRRAEEYAEAAERALDGLGDNDAVAALRGLARYAVQRSH; encoded by the coding sequence ATGACCATCACCGAAGACACCCGTCCCGCCCTGGGCCTGCCCCAGATCCAGTCGCTTGCTGCGGCCGACATGGCCGCCGTCGATGCCCTGATCCGGGACCGGCTGTCCTCGGACGTCGTACTGATCAACCAGATCGCCGACCACATCATTTCCGCCGGCGGCAAGCGCCTGCGCCCGATGCTGGTCATGCTGGCCGGCCACGCGGTCGGCCAGGCCGGCCCGGAGCACCACCAGCTGGCGGCGATCATCGAGTTCATCCACACCTCGACCCTGCTGCATGACGACGTGGTGGACGAATCCAGCCTGCGACGCGGCCGCAGCACCGCCAATGCCCTGTGGGGCAACGCGCCGAGCGTGCTGGTGGGCGACTTCCTGTATTCGCGCAGCTTCCAGCTGATGGTGGAACTGGACCGCATGCCGGTCATGCGGATCCTGGCTGACACCACCAACCGCATCGCCGAAGGCGAAGTGCTGCAGCTGCTGCACGTGCACAACCCGGACACCGACGAAGCGGCCTACCTGCGCGTGATCGAGCGCAAGACCGCCGTGCTGTTCGCTGCCGGCACCCGCCTGGGCGCGCTGGCCAGCGGCGTGGACGAAGCCACCCAGCAGGCCCTGTACGACTACGGCATGCACCTGGGCTACGCCTTCCAGATTGCCGATGACGTGCTGGATTACTCGGCCAACGCCGAGGAACTGGGCAAGAACCTGGGCGACGACCTGGCCGAAGGCAAGGCGACCCTGCCGCTGATCCACGCCATGGCCCATTCGGACGATGCCACCCGCGAGCGCCTGCGCAGCATCGTGCAGGACGGCGACGCCTCGGCCATGCCGGAAGTGCTGGCCGCCATCCGCGCCACCGGCGGCCTGGATTACAGCCGCCGCCGTGCCGAGGAATACGCCGAAGCCGCCGAACGCGCGCTCGACGGCCTGGGCGACAACGATGCCGTGGCGGCCCTGCGCGGCCTGGCCCGTTACGCGGTGCAGCGCTCGCACTGA
- a CDS encoding dienelactone hydrolase family protein → MNRWRCGVAMVLGLAAMPVWAAMKTQPVEWKHEGTTFSGVLVYDDSDNDKRPGLVMVPNWKGVNESAIEKAKQLAGDDYVVLVADVYGKGVRPKTDAEAGPVATKLRNDRPLLRARALEAVNVLKAQAGKAPLDASRIGAVGFCFGGTTVLELARAGAPLAGVVSLHGGLGSPLPAQAGGSHPSVLVLNGADDKSVTAEDIGSFQKEMDAAKVDWEFTNYSGAVHCFAERDANSPPGCQYNERAAKRAWKALDEFFEERFEKR, encoded by the coding sequence ATGAACCGATGGCGTTGTGGTGTGGCGATGGTGCTGGGGCTGGCGGCGATGCCGGTCTGGGCGGCGATGAAGACCCAGCCGGTGGAATGGAAGCACGAGGGCACGACCTTCAGTGGCGTGCTGGTCTATGACGACAGCGACAACGACAAGCGCCCGGGCCTGGTGATGGTGCCCAACTGGAAGGGCGTGAACGAGTCCGCCATCGAGAAGGCCAAGCAGCTGGCCGGCGACGACTACGTGGTGCTGGTGGCCGATGTGTACGGCAAGGGCGTGCGGCCGAAGACCGATGCCGAGGCGGGTCCGGTGGCGACCAAGCTGCGAAACGACCGGCCGCTGCTGCGTGCGCGCGCGCTGGAAGCGGTGAACGTGCTCAAGGCCCAGGCCGGCAAGGCACCGCTGGATGCCAGCCGGATCGGTGCGGTGGGCTTCTGCTTCGGCGGCACCACGGTGCTGGAACTGGCCCGCGCCGGTGCGCCGCTGGCGGGTGTGGTCAGCCTGCACGGCGGGCTGGGCTCGCCGCTGCCTGCACAGGCCGGTGGCAGCCATCCCTCGGTGCTGGTGCTCAACGGCGCCGACGACAAGAGTGTGACCGCCGAGGACATCGGCAGCTTCCAGAAGGAAATGGACGCGGCCAAGGTGGATTGGGAATTCACCAACTACAGCGGCGCGGTGCACTGCTTCGCCGAGCGCGATGCCAACAGCCCGCCGGGCTGCCAGTACAACGAACGCGCGGCCAAGCGCGCGTGGAAGGCGCTGGATGAGTTCTTCGAGGAGCGGTTCGAGAAACGTTGA
- a CDS encoding SMI1/KNR4 family protein, with translation MNLVDRFLSGLVPRLPAEDAAQWAHVQGASAEDLQRLRAQWPLVPESLLALLSRVDGTHFREYPGGEVVVYMLGSDVEDGGYPYYLRSVAQIFEDQQQWDDSIRSIYEEWLDDEPEILGDGIDADLPMDRRLCFSHCMNNGGTSMLYLDFDPAPGGTVGQVVRYLHDPDSYAVIAPSFDAYLQQLIDGDYAFIE, from the coding sequence ATGAACCTTGTTGATCGCTTTCTGTCTGGCCTTGTCCCGCGCCTGCCGGCCGAGGACGCAGCGCAATGGGCACATGTCCAGGGCGCCAGTGCCGAAGATCTGCAGCGCCTACGCGCGCAGTGGCCGCTGGTACCCGAGAGCCTGCTGGCGTTGCTGTCGCGGGTGGATGGCACGCATTTCCGCGAATATCCCGGTGGCGAGGTCGTGGTCTACATGCTGGGTTCGGATGTCGAGGACGGCGGCTACCCCTACTACCTGCGCTCGGTCGCGCAGATCTTCGAAGACCAGCAGCAGTGGGACGACAGCATTCGGTCCATCTACGAGGAATGGCTGGACGACGAGCCGGAGATCCTTGGCGACGGCATCGACGCCGATCTGCCGATGGACCGCCGCCTGTGCTTCTCGCACTGCATGAACAACGGCGGCACCTCGATGCTCTACCTGGATTTCGACCCGGCACCGGGCGGCACCGTCGGCCAGGTGGTGCGCTACCTGCATGATCCGGACAGCTATGCAGTCATCGCGCCCAGCTTCGATGCGTACCTGCAGCAGCTGATTGATGGTGATTACGCGTTCATCGAGTAG
- a CDS encoding bifunctional aspartate kinase/diaminopimelate decarboxylase, whose product MSASPLVDRWIVLKFGGTSVSRRHRWDTIGKLAKKRAEETGSRVLVVVSALSGVTNELTAIADGAPDSRDRVAALVERHEGFLVELGLGREVLGERLAALQGLLDDPRATTRPLEWQAEVLGQGELLSSTLGAAYLHASGLDMGWMDARQWLDAMPPQPNQSEWSQRLSVNCQWRADADWMQRFRAQPTRLLITQGFISRHADGGTAILGRGGSDTSAAYFGALLGASRVEIWTDVPGMFSANPKDVPDARLLTRLDYYEAQEIATTGAKVLHPRSIKPCRDAGVPMAILDTERPELPGTSIDGNAAPVPGVKAISRRNGIVLVSMEGIGMWQQVGFLADVFGLFKKHGLSVDLIGSAETNVTVSLDPSENLVNTDVLAALSADLSQICKVKVIVPCAAITLVGRGMRSLLHKLSDVWATFGRERVHMISQSSNDLNLTFVIDEADADGLLPILHAELIDSGAMPVEETEVFGPRWREIAGTVRPRGTPWWRGQRAHLLQLADAGTPRYVYHLPTVRARARALAAVKPIDQRYYAIKANSHPAILQLLEAEGFGLECVSYGELKHVFQHLPELSPKRVLFTPSFCPREEYEAGFALGVTVTVDNLEALQRWPDLFRNREIWLRVDLGRGEGHHAKVRTGGKDSKFGLPMARVDEFVRTATDLGTRVVGLHAHLGSGVETAQHWRLMCDELAGFARRIGSVQTIDIGGGLPIPYSEEDEPFDLDAWAEGLAEVKALHPAFRLAIEPGRYLVAESGVLLTHATQVVEKDGVRRVGLDAGMNTLMRPALYDAWHDIENLSRQGGYAEAAFDVVGPICESSDVFGKRRKLPVSTAPDDVMLIADAGAYGYVMANTYNQRAMPREDVIE is encoded by the coding sequence ATGTCAGCTTCCCCCCTTGTCGATCGTTGGATCGTACTGAAGTTCGGCGGCACCTCGGTGTCGCGTCGCCACCGCTGGGACACGATCGGGAAGCTGGCGAAAAAACGCGCGGAAGAGACCGGCTCGCGCGTGCTGGTGGTGGTCTCGGCGCTGTCCGGGGTCACCAACGAACTGACCGCGATCGCCGATGGCGCACCGGACAGCCGCGACCGCGTGGCCGCCCTGGTCGAACGCCATGAGGGCTTCCTGGTCGAGCTCGGCCTGGGCCGCGAGGTGCTGGGCGAACGCCTGGCCGCCCTGCAGGGCCTGCTGGATGACCCGCGCGCAACCACCCGCCCGCTGGAATGGCAGGCCGAAGTGCTGGGCCAGGGCGAACTGCTGTCCTCGACCCTGGGTGCGGCCTACCTGCACGCCTCGGGCCTGGACATGGGCTGGATGGATGCCCGCCAGTGGCTGGACGCAATGCCGCCGCAGCCGAACCAGAGCGAGTGGTCGCAGCGCCTGTCGGTGAACTGCCAGTGGCGCGCCGACGCGGACTGGATGCAGCGCTTCCGCGCGCAGCCGACCCGCCTGCTGATCACCCAGGGCTTCATTTCCCGCCATGCCGACGGCGGTACCGCCATCCTCGGCCGCGGTGGTTCGGACACCTCGGCGGCGTACTTCGGTGCGCTGCTGGGCGCCAGCCGCGTGGAAATCTGGACCGACGTGCCGGGCATGTTCAGCGCCAACCCCAAGGACGTGCCCGACGCGCGCCTGCTGACCCGCCTGGACTATTACGAAGCGCAGGAAATCGCCACCACCGGCGCCAAGGTGCTGCACCCGCGCTCGATCAAGCCCTGCCGCGACGCCGGCGTGCCGATGGCCATCCTCGATACCGAGCGCCCGGAACTGCCGGGCACCAGCATCGATGGCAATGCCGCGCCGGTGCCGGGGGTGAAGGCGATCAGCCGCCGCAACGGCATCGTGCTGGTGTCGATGGAAGGCATCGGCATGTGGCAGCAGGTCGGCTTCCTGGCCGATGTGTTCGGCCTGTTCAAGAAGCACGGGCTGTCGGTGGACCTGATCGGTTCGGCCGAAACCAACGTCACCGTGTCGCTGGATCCGTCCGAGAATCTGGTCAACACCGATGTGCTGGCCGCGCTGTCGGCTGACCTGTCGCAGATCTGCAAGGTCAAGGTGATCGTGCCGTGCGCGGCCATCACCCTGGTCGGCCGTGGCATGCGTTCGCTGCTGCACAAGCTGTCGGACGTGTGGGCCACCTTCGGCCGCGAGCGCGTGCACATGATCTCGCAGTCGTCCAACGACCTGAACCTGACCTTCGTCATCGATGAAGCCGATGCCGATGGCCTGCTGCCGATCCTGCATGCCGAGCTGATCGACAGCGGTGCGATGCCGGTGGAAGAGACCGAAGTATTCGGCCCGCGCTGGCGCGAGATCGCCGGCACCGTGCGCCCGCGCGGCACGCCGTGGTGGCGTGGCCAGCGTGCGCACCTGCTGCAGCTGGCCGACGCCGGCACGCCGCGCTACGTCTACCACCTGCCCACCGTGCGTGCCCGCGCCCGTGCGCTGGCCGCGGTCAAGCCGATCGACCAGCGCTACTACGCGATCAAGGCCAACAGCCACCCGGCCATCCTGCAGCTGCTGGAAGCCGAAGGCTTCGGCCTGGAATGCGTTTCGTACGGTGAGCTGAAGCACGTGTTCCAGCACCTGCCGGAACTGTCGCCCAAGCGCGTGCTGTTCACCCCCAGCTTCTGCCCGCGCGAAGAGTACGAAGCCGGCTTCGCGCTCGGCGTCACCGTCACCGTGGACAACCTGGAAGCGCTGCAGCGCTGGCCGGACCTGTTCCGCAACCGCGAAATCTGGCTGCGCGTGGACCTGGGCCGTGGCGAAGGCCACCATGCCAAGGTCCGCACCGGCGGCAAGGATTCCAAGTTCGGCCTGCCGATGGCGCGCGTGGACGAGTTCGTGCGCACCGCCACCGATCTGGGCACCCGCGTGGTCGGCCTGCATGCGCACCTGGGCAGCGGCGTGGAAACCGCGCAGCACTGGCGCCTGATGTGCGATGAGCTGGCCGGTTTCGCCCGCCGCATCGGCAGCGTGCAGACCATCGACATCGGCGGTGGCCTGCCGATTCCGTACAGCGAGGAAGACGAGCCGTTCGACCTGGACGCCTGGGCCGAGGGCCTGGCCGAGGTCAAGGCGCTGCACCCGGCGTTCCGCCTGGCGATCGAGCCGGGCCGCTACCTGGTGGCCGAATCGGGCGTGCTGCTGACCCATGCCACCCAGGTGGTGGAAAAGGACGGCGTGCGCCGCGTCGGCCTGGATGCCGGCATGAACACGCTGATGCGCCCGGCCCTGTACGACGCCTGGCACGATATCGAGAACCTCAGTCGCCAGGGCGGTTATGCCGAAGCGGCGTTCGATGTGGTCGGCCCGATCTGCGAGTCCAGCGATGTGTTCGGCAAGCGCCGCAAGCTGCCGGTGTCGACCGCGCCGGACGACGTGATGCTGATCGCCGACGCCGGTGCCTACGGCTATGTGATGGCCAACACCTACAACCAGCGGGCGATGCCGCGCGAAGACGTGATCGAGTGA
- a CDS encoding PhzF family phenazine biosynthesis protein, translated as MAAFRYLQLDVFAHQPGSGNPLGVVLGADGLSAGRMQALAAWLNLSETVFFLQPSAAGADYHIRIFTPGSELPFAGHPSVGAAWAAVTCGLATPGDGGALVQQCAAGLLPVRVSGPADAPTIELASPPARHLPTAPGQVPEPLLALAADGHAPELWDNGPRWWLLPLRDAAAVRGLAPDMAALRDWTNATGATGVAVFADEPAAGHSRVVRAFCPGDAVNVPEDPVTGSANALIGAWLRERGALPGGAGAYVASQGREVGRDGHVHVRVDAEGTVWIGGQVQPVIDGQIRW; from the coding sequence ATGGCCGCCTTCCGCTACCTGCAGCTTGATGTCTTCGCCCACCAGCCCGGCAGCGGCAACCCGCTGGGCGTAGTGCTGGGCGCCGACGGGCTGTCCGCCGGGCGCATGCAGGCGCTGGCGGCCTGGCTGAACCTGTCCGAGACGGTGTTCTTCCTGCAGCCCAGCGCCGCCGGTGCCGACTACCACATCCGCATCTTCACCCCGGGCAGCGAGCTGCCGTTCGCCGGCCACCCCAGTGTCGGCGCGGCCTGGGCGGCGGTCACCTGCGGCCTGGCCACGCCGGGGGACGGCGGCGCCCTGGTCCAGCAATGCGCCGCCGGCCTGCTGCCGGTGCGGGTGAGCGGCCCGGCCGACGCGCCGACCATCGAACTGGCCAGCCCGCCGGCCCGCCACCTGCCCACCGCCCCTGGTCAGGTACCGGAACCGCTGCTGGCCCTGGCCGCCGACGGCCATGCCCCCGAGCTGTGGGACAACGGCCCGCGCTGGTGGCTGCTGCCGCTGCGCGATGCCGCCGCCGTGCGCGGCCTGGCCCCGGACATGGCCGCCCTGCGCGACTGGACCAACGCCACCGGCGCGACCGGCGTGGCGGTGTTCGCCGATGAACCCGCTGCGGGACACAGCCGCGTGGTGCGCGCGTTCTGCCCGGGCGATGCGGTGAATGTGCCCGAGGACCCGGTGACCGGCAGCGCCAATGCGCTGATCGGCGCCTGGCTGCGCGAACGTGGCGCCCTGCCCGGCGGCGCGGGTGCTTACGTGGCCAGCCAGGGCCGCGAAGTCGGCCGCGACGGCCATGTCCATGTCCGCGTCGATGCCGAAGGCACGGTGTGGATCGGCGGCCAGGTGCAGCCGGTGATCGACGGCCAGATCCGCTGGTAG
- the murL gene encoding UDP-N-acetyl-alpha-D-muramoyl-L-alanyl-L-glutamate epimerase, with translation MTAFDKHQVSRFRFVRCEFAADTGVAKLVYAFDDGPEMVETITVPGAPFVLDEARAGAVQRALQLLHLIAGVSYYKAGVPETVSIDSYAIDAETAALVETVYLNGLGEFAYRNGLNLRGRFRLPVQGDAVQAPVLGLQPHALVAIGGGKDSLVSIEALRRAGVDETVTWIGGSQLIRACAERTGLPTLNLGRALAPELFELNRQGAWNGHIPVTAVNSAIMVLAALLQGVDQVVFSNERSASYGSQIPGTGEVNHQWSKGWAFEQAFGNHVQKQVAADLQYYSLLRPMSELAVARQFAKSDFYDAHFSSCNRNFHILGERPVNRWCGVCPKCHFVFLALAPFMPKTRLVRIFGRNLLDDAGQAGGFDALLEFQDHKPFECVGEGRESRAAMATLAQRPEWKEDVLVKRFCNEIQPQLGAAELELAPLLQLQGEHRIPTALWERVREDFTA, from the coding sequence ATGACTGCTTTCGATAAACACCAGGTTTCCCGCTTCCGCTTCGTCCGCTGCGAATTCGCCGCGGATACCGGCGTGGCCAAGCTGGTCTACGCCTTCGACGACGGCCCGGAGATGGTGGAAACCATCACCGTGCCCGGCGCCCCGTTCGTGCTGGACGAGGCGCGCGCGGGCGCGGTGCAGCGTGCGCTGCAGCTGCTGCACCTGATCGCCGGTGTCAGCTACTACAAGGCGGGCGTGCCGGAAACGGTCAGCATCGACAGCTATGCCATCGATGCCGAGACCGCGGCGCTGGTGGAAACGGTCTACCTCAACGGCCTGGGCGAATTCGCCTACCGCAACGGCCTGAACCTGCGCGGGCGTTTCCGCCTGCCGGTGCAGGGCGACGCGGTGCAGGCGCCGGTGCTGGGCCTGCAGCCGCATGCGCTGGTGGCCATCGGCGGCGGCAAGGATTCGCTGGTCAGCATCGAAGCGCTGCGCCGTGCCGGCGTGGACGAGACGGTGACCTGGATCGGCGGTTCGCAGCTGATCCGCGCCTGTGCCGAGCGCACCGGCCTGCCGACCCTGAACCTGGGCCGCGCGCTGGCGCCGGAGCTGTTCGAGCTGAACCGCCAGGGCGCGTGGAACGGGCATATCCCGGTGACCGCGGTGAACTCGGCGATCATGGTGCTGGCCGCGCTGCTGCAGGGCGTGGACCAGGTGGTGTTCTCCAACGAGCGTTCGGCCAGCTACGGAAGCCAGATTCCAGGCACTGGCGAAGTGAACCACCAGTGGTCCAAGGGCTGGGCGTTCGAGCAGGCCTTCGGCAACCACGTGCAGAAGCAGGTGGCCGCCGATCTGCAGTACTACTCGCTGCTGCGCCCGATGTCGGAGCTGGCGGTGGCCCGCCAGTTCGCCAAGAGCGATTTCTACGACGCGCATTTCTCCAGCTGCAACCGCAACTTCCACATCCTTGGCGAGCGCCCGGTGAACCGCTGGTGCGGCGTCTGCCCGAAGTGCCACTTCGTGTTCCTGGCGCTGGCCCCGTTCATGCCCAAGACCCGCCTGGTGCGCATCTTCGGTCGCAACCTGCTGGACGACGCCGGCCAGGCCGGTGGCTTCGATGCGCTGCTGGAATTCCAGGACCACAAGCCGTTCGAGTGCGTGGGTGAAGGCCGCGAATCGCGCGCGGCGATGGCCACGCTGGCGCAGCGCCCGGAATGGAAGGAAGACGTGCTGGTGAAGCGCTTCTGCAACGAGATCCAGCCGCAGCTGGGTGCCGCTGAACTGGAACTGGCGCCGCTGCTGCAGCTGCAGGGCGAGCACCGCATTCCGACCGCGCTGTGGGAACGTGTGCGTGAAGATTTCACAGCTTGA
- the murD gene encoding UDP-N-acetylmuramoyl-L-alanine--D-glutamate ligase — translation MKISQLEGKRVALWGWGREGRAAFAVLRARLPALALSLFCPAAEAEAARTEAQGQLDVRGEPTAEALAAFDVVIKSPGISPYQPIALAAAGQGTAFIGGTALWFAEHAAEDGIVHDTVCVTGTKGKSTTTALVAHLLRAAGHRTGLVGNIGLPLLEVLDPQPAPDYWAVELSSYQTGEVARSGARPQVAVVLNLFPEHLDWHGSEQRYIEDKLRLVTEAAPRIAVLNAADPHLAALSLPDSEVVWFNQPQGWHMRGDIVHRGEQPVFDTRNTPLPGRHNRGNLCAVLAALEALGLDAVALAPAVQDFRPLPNRLQRIGEADGLTYVNDSISTTPHASLAALECFAGQRIALLVGGHDRGLDWTDFMQHMAHDVPPVEIVTMGSNGPRIHAMLQPLADAGRFGLHAAGDLPEAMALARAALGAQGGVVLLSPGAPSFGAYRDYVARGRHFAELAGFEPDSISAIPGLGIG, via the coding sequence GTGAAGATTTCACAGCTTGAAGGAAAGCGCGTTGCGCTGTGGGGCTGGGGACGTGAGGGCCGCGCGGCGTTTGCCGTGCTGCGCGCGCGCCTGCCCGCGCTGGCCCTGAGCCTGTTCTGCCCGGCCGCCGAGGCCGAGGCGGCGCGTACCGAAGCGCAGGGTCAGCTGGACGTGCGTGGCGAGCCCACTGCCGAGGCGCTGGCCGCGTTCGACGTGGTCATCAAATCGCCCGGCATCAGCCCCTACCAGCCGATCGCGCTGGCGGCGGCAGGGCAGGGCACGGCCTTCATCGGCGGCACCGCCCTGTGGTTTGCCGAGCACGCGGCTGAAGATGGCATCGTGCACGACACCGTGTGCGTGACCGGCACCAAGGGCAAGAGCACCACCACCGCGCTGGTGGCGCACCTGCTGCGCGCCGCCGGCCACCGCACCGGGCTGGTCGGCAACATCGGCCTGCCGCTGCTGGAAGTGCTGGACCCGCAGCCCGCGCCCGACTACTGGGCGGTGGAGCTGTCCAGCTACCAGACCGGCGAAGTGGCGCGCAGTGGCGCCCGCCCGCAGGTGGCGGTGGTGCTGAACCTGTTCCCCGAACACCTGGACTGGCACGGCAGCGAGCAGCGCTACATCGAGGACAAGCTGCGGCTGGTGACCGAGGCCGCGCCGCGCATCGCCGTGCTCAACGCCGCCGATCCGCACCTGGCCGCGCTCTCGTTGCCGGACAGCGAAGTAGTCTGGTTCAACCAGCCGCAGGGCTGGCACATGCGCGGCGATATCGTGCACCGTGGCGAACAGCCCGTATTCGATACCCGCAACACGCCGCTGCCGGGCCGCCACAACCGCGGCAACCTGTGCGCGGTGCTGGCCGCGCTGGAAGCGCTGGGCCTGGATGCCGTGGCATTGGCGCCGGCGGTGCAGGATTTCCGTCCGCTGCCCAACCGCCTGCAGCGCATCGGCGAAGCCGATGGCCTGACCTACGTCAACGATTCGATCAGCACCACGCCGCATGCCAGCCTGGCCGCGCTGGAATGTTTTGCCGGCCAGCGCATCGCGCTGCTGGTGGGCGGGCACGACCGTGGCCTGGACTGGACCGATTTCATGCAGCACATGGCGCACGACGTGCCGCCGGTGGAGATCGTGACGATGGGCAGCAACGGCCCGCGCATCCACGCGATGCTGCAGCCGCTGGCCGATGCCGGCCGCTTCGGCCTGCACGCGGCCGGCGACCTGCCCGAGGCGATGGCGCTGGCACGCGCTGCGCTGGGTGCGCAGGGCGGGGTGGTGCTGCTGTCGCCGGGCGCGCCGAGTTTCGGTGCCTACCGCGATTATGTGGCCCGCGGCCGCCATTTCGCCGAACTGGCCGGGTTCGAGCCGGATAGCATCAGCGCGATTCCGGGTCTGGGCATCGGGTAA